ACTCTTTgtacttgaaacttgcacatatCTACTTCTACCTtgtgttattaattaattttatcaaataaaataggatggtgagattcgaactcttAATCGTTTGGTCAATAAAgctctgatatcatattaaagaaccatctcaactcaaaagcttaaactattaggtgaggttctaagaataattttatattactttttaacaCATTTTCTCATgtgaaaaaaatctttgaacttAAAACTTGCACGGTCCACACTATCTCGTGcttaattcttattaatttaaatgagggtggtgaaattcaaactcgtgattgTTTGGTCAGCAAAATTTTGATGCTATATCAAATGACTATCtcaacctaaaaacttaagttattaaataagattttaaaatataatttatattattctctaaataTAGCATACCATAATTTTTGCGATTTGGTACAAATATATGATGATATATGCATCTCTTGCATCTTGAATTTTGGTAGGCTTTGTAGAGGATCAGATTTAGTTCTGTTTCGTTTGCAAAATCACTatatctccttttttttattatttttttattttttatctgtgaattgaatgaagaaaagataacttcaaatccaattttattacagcCAGCGCTTCATTGGAGCAGTCAATGGACTCCTAGTATTTGGAATCATCATTTCTTTTACATCTCTTGTGGTAATTCTCTTTATGAATGTATTAATTTCACCTTTTGTGTTTATAGACGACTACGGATTATATGATCTTCACTGCTGAATAAAACGCTATATATGTTACTTAATCCATTGACGACGTTAACATGTGAATTCCTTGAACAAACATCTTGCATATGCACCAAGCGGGTTGTCTTGGATGGTCTGATGTGAAAAAAGAGCAGATCATGAAGGAGAAGTATGGAAATCGTCAACATATTTCTTTGTTAAATAAATTGTTGAGGTTGCTAAACTACATATTTAGTAGAATTATCTCATCAGTAAGTTATAGGAAAGTTTGGAGTAGCCTGGCTTCCTCATGGTAAAACTGCTGCTATGACAACTACTTTCAAAAACGTCTGTGAACAGGATTTCTGTAatgtttcttgaaaaacaaataaaaaaaaatttcaaactgcATCTCAAACATGGAACTTGAGAACTTCACTTCTATTCTCAGCAAGACTTCCACCGGTCCATACAGACTGACTCTAGGATAGTCATTAAACTTTTATCTCTTGCCTggaaaagtttgaaaataaaaggagaaaagggCGAATTAGAAGGAAGAGATAAACAGTGATTTCTGAATCTAAAGTCTTGTTTGTTTACCTTCTCATCACTCTCAGGCAACTAGTTCTATCAAATGATGTTGTAATTAAAGTGGTGAATGTGCTTCTTTGCATGTTATATGTGAAgggaaattaaattttgttttgttaggtGGCTGCAAGTGGAGACCTGCATTTAGACGCTCTTTTGAAAGCCAACTTTTCAGCTGTTCCTATGAGTATACCCATAATTGCACTTTCATTTGTTTATCAGGTAATATTACTGACCTGTAGTGTTTCCACGTTGAAGCAATTGTAACATTTTCTATCTGCTTTGTTCAGAATGTAGTACCTGTTCTTTGCACAAATCTTGAAGGAAACCTATCAAAAGTAAGGTGACTGATCTTATCATCATAATTTTGCTTGTTACTGCTctgagtgtgtttgttttttggacTCAATAAATCTTCTTGGTAATCTTATTTTCTTTGTCATCAACAATTCAAACCAttgcattttttctttataaaatcctccaagaatgagaatgagaatAGATGATTAGTTGCTTCAAACAGTTGATAGTGTTGACAGGCTCCACAAAGTTGTTTTGTGTATATAAGGTGGTCTAAAGTTCTTGATTGATTGAGGAATCATGTCATTTCATTTTTAGCTTTGTCATAATTCCAAGGGCTATTTCATGTCTTTTAATTCGTCTTACTcgttcttaaattttttaactggTGATCTCTGATGAAAGCAAGACTAGGGATTTAGTTTGTATGGTACATAGGTTATTGTCATAGACTTGTAGCTTTCAACCACATGCAGTTGTCAACGTTCAAGATTTGTTGAAGTTCCTTCGACTGCCTTCATTCTGGaaatttggtttaattattgaaattttataaagggATTTGAACTTTAGCTTACTAGCAGCTGGCTTCTTTGCTTGTCTGCCTGTCTTACATGTTATACTCTAGACCTTGTTTTCCTTTCTGCTATTATGAtcttcttcttgcattgttgtaCACAGTGAGTTCATCAGGTTTTCTATTTTCAGGACTGCCATTGTTCTAGGCACAGCTATTCCCCTTGGTTTGTTTCTTGTATGGGATGGTGTAATTCTTGGATCCATTTCAACCCCTGAGATGGCTGATAAGATTGCTGATCCATTACAACAGCTGCTATCTACCAATGGAGTTGTGGGAgtaagtgtttttgaaaaactgTTAACCTCATGAGTTCTGCTTCTAAATGACTTGCAAAAGGTATGGTGGGAAGTAAACACTATGGTTTGTTTCATTTACTGTTTCTTTTTATCCATTCTGCAGCCCATAATACAAGCCTTCTCATTCCTAGCAATTGGAACATCTTATATTGGATTCGTTTTGGGACTTTCCGACTTCCTCGCTGACTGTGAGAGAACCTTCCTCTAATAATTATGACAAACTATAATCATATGCATGTCTGATCATGTTAAGTAAATGACCAATTGTAAAAGGTTTCTTGGTTCAAAGTCGGCTATTTTCTGtgtagtttttctttttggctcTCTTCTATTTTCCCTTCATGTTTCTTGCAATCCTAGTATATTAAGGTTACGGAACTCTTTTTCACAATTTCTGAATTTGTTAAAAGTATAATCATCTCATTCTTTAGGAAGATAACtagtttgttatttttgttaatattcaGTTCTAAAGCTCCCAGCAGGTGAGAACAAGCCTCTGCCCTACATCTTGACTTTGATTCCACCACTGGTGTTAGCATTGCTGGACCCTGAAATTTTCTTCAAGGCCCTGGACTTTGCAGGGACATATGGAGGTATGCAAGCAAAGTATTCTCCATTTCTTAGTGTCCTTTATGTTAAAATTGTATTGTTTGTTTAGATTATCATTGAGTCGGCTCACCTCTCAGAGAACCGCAAGATTGTCTGAAATATTCTTTCTTTACTTGTGAAGTTAGACATTTGTATGATTATTCATGCGAAGTTTAGAAACTTAATATGGACTGACATGCCCTAGTTGCTCCATGTTATTGTTAGTATTGGTGCTCTTTGGAATTATTCCTGCTGCAATGGCATGGTCAGACAGGTACTCAAGTCCATCAACATCTATCAAACTACAACAACTGGTTCCTGGAGGAAAAGTTACCCTTTCTCTTGTGATGGGAGCTGCTGGGTTCATCATTCTTTCTGAAATACTAGAGAACTTCATGCACCTCTAATTTAtcgtcctcttttttttttttttcccatcctgTTTTACTTCCAATTTGCCTTATTTTTGTACAAAATCACCGTAAGGTTGTCGGTTCTGACAATCAAAATCTTTGTTTTGATGTTGATCTTCGAGATCTAGCTATAAACAGCTTCACATTTAATCATCAGTTCCAGTTCTTCTATGATAAGGCAACAGTCATAACAGTTCGGAACCACTCCACGAGTATCAATACAGATCAAACTGAAAAACACCACAACTGATGTTTAGTCAAGCATTTCTGAATAAGATATTCTACTTCCAGATTTCTCTCTCCACATTTTGTCactcttcacactacttgtggGGCTCCTACTGAAACTTGCTGAATTAAACGAAAATGAGCTGCTTGCTCGGCTTTCATCGTCTATTTCTACGCTGAAGCTGTCTCTTTTAAATGATTTATCATACCTTCGAAATCCATTGAATTCAAATGTGCTGTAGAAGTAAGATTTGGCTGCAGCAAGATCTTGAATCACTTGGCATGGTTTTCTCTCTGTTATGCATTCTAGCGCAGATGCCACCTGAAAGGAAATAAGTagataaaatgtattttaattccTTGCATAACAATCAACCATCTTTTGTCATGCTGATTCCTATGTATGATTCTTGTTGCGATTGGATTTCATTGACAAAATCTAAGCAATTACCTTATCCAAGGTTAATCGTTTCTTAGGATCGTTACAGAGACATTTCTGTGTCACTAGACCAATCCAGTAAAGCTGTTCAGAATCAAAGGAGCTGTCAATTCTGGGGTCGAGTATTTCAAGAAGCCTCTTGTCTTTCAGAAATGGCCTTGCCTGTTCAAGAATCATTGTGGAAAATATGTAAATAATTTCAAGCATGATTACTTTGATAAACTAAAAATTCTGCCCAAATTTGACAGTATCCTGTTAAGATGGGATTTCTCATACAGTAACACATTCTTAAGGTGGAATTAAATTTTTCTAGTCGTTCTATTTGTAGCTATTTAAGTTAGGAATCAATTTTCAAAAGTTAAATGTATGGTATTTTGGTTGTTACCCATTTCACAAGACCTTTCTCCCCTGGCTTCTTGTCTGAAGCATTCCTGCCAGTGATCAGCTCCAGTAGGACTACGCCAAAGGCATAGACATCTGTCCTTGTTGAAAGTTTCCTGTTTTCTTGATATTCTGGGGCTACGTATCCATTTTCAAAATCTATATCATCTGATGGATTTTCTGTTGAGATGCCGAAATCTCCAAGCTGATTTACGACAAAATATTCAGTTTCTGAAGCATGATGACAAAGGGTGTGTTGATATTGATAGAATAGCGTTTTAGTATCTAGTTTTGAGTCATTACATTACCATTGGTTCAAAATCATGATTTAGAGCAATGTTACTTGTTCTCATGTTTCCATGAATTATGTTGTTCTTATGCAGGTAGTCTAAACCTCTAGCAGCACCCATTGCTACCTTCATCCTTTCTGTCCATGTCAAAGGTAAGGGGCAGTGCTCTGCATCATGCAAGAGATTtcactttgttttcttcttagaATTATTGAATTTCAGGGATACAAGAAATTGAGTTTCTGTTTAAAGATTGAATTGCATGTTCATGTTGAATAGATTTCACTTACTTGATATGTGATGATTAACTGAACCATTGCATGCATACTCGTATACAAGCAATCTGACACTTGGTTCTGTACAGGATCCCAGTAGCATGAGCACATTGTCATGTCTAGCTTTCTTGAGCAGACGGACTGCTGATTTGAAATTCATTTCTCCTTGATGGCTTGAAGATTTGTGTTGCTTGACAACAATTTTCAGATTATTGCTTAGCTTACCCCTGCAAGCAGTAGCAATTCCACCTTCATATATAGTGTTCTTTGCTGAAAAACCATCTGTAGCAGCTTGAAGTTCTTCAAACGTGAAGTGCCTTATCCATCCACTATGCGGTCGCCTAATCTTGCAAAGGTTacatattgaatttttaaatgtcACTTCAGGTTGCCATTCTTCCACCACCACTTCATCTCCGCCGCTGCTCTGTGTTAGTGCTTCAACCTGGCTTGGTTGAATGACTTCTGTTTGCCCTATCAATGAATCATTATAAATATTCTTgtcttagaaaatatttttttgaggaCTGTATCCAAGACATCACAAGTGTACTGTAAACGCAACAAATTTTGGTCAGAAAAGCATAAGAATTTATGCAAATGCGAACCAAACTGTGAATGCATATGCGTAGACCTACAAACTTACTTGGATGGAGAAGTTCAATGCTGAAAAGCTCTTGATGCTCTAGGGATCCGGGAATCATTTCATCATAAGATAGACATATGTTGCGTACTCTTTCATTTTGATTGGCTTCTGTAGAATCTTCTGGTCCTCTCAATTGTTCAATGCTGTTGTTGCGTTTCATTCTTGATATCCCACACGAAAGCTTTTGGAGGAAGTATTTTCTGTCTTTCTTCATTGTTCTGTGAAAGGATCAGTTAATTTTACAGTTTTTGATGAGCATCACAGGCTGTTTAGAACATCAATcgtttaagaaacaaaaatatattatacaagatgaaataattaaaattaagagaaacCACAATATCCAGCAGCAAATCAAGGGAAGCATGAACATATCTGATAATTCaaacattttatgttaattaGTAACTCTCTTTTCAATTTCCAAACCATTGAAATTgggaattttgaattgaaatgcAGACATGCACTCGCTACTACGCATATATAGAGCTTAGCAAGAGTTGTATATAATTAACAAGGAGTGAACAAGTTTGCAATAGTGCAGTCCTATTTGCACCTGTCAAGTATAATCCATGTTGCCTTCAAATCTTGAGCTATCTTTAAACCAACTTCCTTTGGTGAAGGCCCTGTAGCCACCTCTATCTTCAACTCAACCTGGGATTTCATgcaaaagtttttatttgatgtttcaGAAATACCATGATTAGAActcaaaaatttcaaagccTGCCAGTGACCCCAGGACAAGCAGCTCATACTGAGTTGCATCTTCCTTAGATTCTGCACGGTTAAGTGGCTAAATACCTTGTGTGTTTCATACAGCTGGGATAGCTCCTTGAGTTCCCCATGATTTTCGTACTCAATTTTCTTCCCTGCAACTTCCATGTCAACAATGTTCTGATTTACTCCGAACATGGAACTGTCTATTCTGCTTCTGTATCCCACTAAAAAATGTagagaaaagaaacacacagtactaaataaatacaagaaCAGATTCATAAGCGAAAAGGGCATAAAATCtgctttagtttttattattaaaaactcCTAGGAATTTATTGCTCGAGAACAATTTTTCGAACAAAAGGAGTTAGCCCCATGATCAGCTCATCCAGAATCAGCATTTATATCTTGCCTTGCAGAGAAATTCTGGTGTAAGTTTACTTACAAGGGCTATTGACCAAGTGAAGAACACCAAGAAGGGTGAGCATATCTCCAGGCTTAAGTGATAACCCATGCAGTGCCCACTTGATGGCACTTGAACTAACTTCCCCTGATGCATCTTGGATCACCAAAACCCTCTGAGCTCCTTCCATGGACAACAAAATGACTAATTATTTCTTTGTAAATTCTCTACAGAAGAACATTTGGGTATCCAAAGAAGCACAtagttttactttttatgatgTTTCCTAGCGTAGAGGAGGACTACTGGCTCGACTTTTCAGCTGTCagtatatatgttttgttccGTCCAAGGATAAGCCAACTCGATTCTTCAGCAAATGTCGTGTTTGTGTTTGTATATTATTAAGGCAAAAGGACAGGAGATCACTGAGAAAGTTGTGGTAAGCCCTTGGGATTAAGTGTTGAGGAACTCCACCAGCACGACCATGATAAGAGTCCTGGAACCAGTCCTCCTTCTTTGCTTCTCTTCGTTTTGTCGAGCAGCTGTTGCTTTCTCTGATCATCGGCATATTTTAATCAAGTGGCTTTTCGGTCGACAATTTAATCTCTTGAGTATAAATATTAAGGTGGAACTAGTCACAGTTCCGGTGGTAacgttctctctctctcttaatcttttgaatttaaatattaaggttaatgcacttgaggtcttgacaCAGCGGTGAAAGAAACTTGTtctcttcctctgcatcctgagTTCAAACCTTATCGTGTATgcctgtcatccccgcggtgccttacatgttcattgggtttgcaggatgttcagtgagccgtgaaaTTAGTCGTGATGTGCTCAAGCTGGCCTGGACATtcacgtaaataaaaataaaaataaaaatattaaggttaACAATTTAACATTCATTAAAAgtctttaatattattttagaagtcTCTGGTCGgcatattttaattaagtgGCTTTTCGGTCgacaatttataatcttttgAGTATAAATATTAAGGTGGAGCTAGTCACAGTTTCGGTGGTTAcgttctctctatttttttctttttaatcttttgagtttaaatattaattaaggtTAACATCCATAAGATTTTGGTAAATTACTCccctaatattattttagaagaaaatttagttttaaatttcaagtactctttaatattattttagaagaaaatttagttttaactaactcataaactaataaaaaatacgagttatttaaaaaaaatagcaattttttTCCGACCATACATGGGGAAGTGTTTAAAAACACTACACCAttaaacagttttaccgacgaatTCGGTCTGTTGGTGTGAGGCACATGAACTGTCGGTAAAAAAAGTACTGACGGTCACACCGATGGAATCTGCCAAATGACAAACTTCGCATGAATGTTGCGAATCATAAACAAAAGATGGGattaattttgacaaaaaatggGAGGGTAATTTTGATGGATGTCCTAATCTGTTGTGCCAAACAACTCCTGATGGAAAAGAGACTTGATATGAGATTGGTGTTGTTGAATGTGATTCTGATTGTGGCATAAGGTAGTATAGTCCCTTACTTTGCTTCCTCAGGCCAATCATCCTCTTCGTAGCAAGGTCCTGCAATATACAAAAAGTGGGAAAGAAGTGGACAGAACAATTTAAAGTGGATGTGAGCTGACTGACAGAAAGCAGATTCACATGGAATGAGGGTGCACAAAGAACATCATGAACATGTATATTTTTGGTAATATATGCAGAGCCAGcacttgtaattttttcaagGGAACCGTTTGGTAAGGTGACTTGAGAGAACATAGAAATAATGGCTTTATCAACAACTAAAGTAGCTATATGGTTAGTAGCTCCACTGTCAATGATCCATTGAATAAACTTGGAATTGTGAGTCATGGATGATGAACAAAATGGAGTGGAGTTACCTGTATAGTTTGCAGAGACTGTGGATTTCTCGGTTTGAAAGAAGGCTTTGATTTGTGAAAATTCTTCAGGAGTGAATTGAAGAGGCTGATAAGAGATTTGAACAGACTTGATGTTGGTGTGAGATGATTCGGTTTCTGTTTGATTTGCAGCCACCTTTTGAGCTCGATTCCTAGGTTGAACATTCTTGCCATGAAGAGCATGACCAACAAGAAACCCAATCAAATAGAAACATCTCTCCATTGTATGTGTTGTTCCATCACAGTAGGAGCAGTGAAGTCGTTTCT
This genomic interval from Populus alba chromosome 1, ASM523922v2, whole genome shotgun sequence contains the following:
- the LOC118045342 gene encoding uncharacterized protein isoform X1; this translates as MSLSLPLPSRSSQIRTLAITPASRKHKFLHIPQQWTPSRPLQHLHTNHQYYLSRTSFQCMYRSQQEEYEVERLFSNLNQVTLKREPGSLSSAILLVAGTTIGAGILAIPAVTQESGFLASSVACILCWIFMVTTGLLIAEVNVNTMCELGSGGVSLVSMAKRTLGVAGVQFSCWSYIFIHYALLIAYVARSSDILTNFLGIPLWESATLFSLVFGGICYFGSQRFIGAVNGLLVFGIIISFTSLVVAASGDLHLDALLKANFSAVPMSIPIIALSFVYQNVVPVLCTNLEGNLSKVRTAIVLGTAIPLGLFLVWDGVILGSISTPEMADKIADPLQQLLSTNGVVGPIIQAFSFLAIGTSYIGFVLGLSDFLADFLKLPAGENKPLPYILTLIPPLVLALLDPEIFFKALDFAGTYGVLVLFGIIPAAMAWSDRYSSPSTSIKLQQLVPGGKVTLSLVMGAAGFIILSEILENFMHL
- the LOC118045341 gene encoding uncharacterized protein produces the protein MEGAQRVLVIQDASGEVSSSAIKWALHGLSLKPGDMLTLLGVLHLVNSPLGYRSRIDSSMFGVNQNIVDMEVAGKKIEYENHGELKELSQLYETHKVELKIEVATGPSPKEVGLKIAQDLKATWIILDRTMKKDRKYFLQKLSCGISRMKRNNSIEQLRGPEDSTEANQNERVRNICLSYDEMIPGSLEHQELFSIELLHPRQTEVIQPSQVEALTQSSGGDEVVVEEWQPEVTFKNSICNLCKIRRPHSGWIRHFTFEELQAATDGFSAKNTIYEGGIATACRGKLSNNLKIVVKQHKSSSHQGEMNFKSAVRLLKKARHDNVLMLLGSCTEPSVRLLVYEYACNGSVNHHISKHCPLPLTWTERMKVAMGAARGLDYLHKNNIIHGNMRTSNIALNHDFEPMLGDFGISTENPSDDIDFENGYVAPEYQENRKLSTRTDVYAFGVVLLELITGRNASDKKPGEKGLVKWARPFLKDKRLLEILDPRIDSSFDSEQLYWIGLVTQKCLCNDPKKRLTLDKVASALECITERKPCQVIQDLAAAKSYFYSTFEFNGFRRYDKSFKRDSFSVEIDDESRASSSFSFNSASFSRSPTSSVKSDKMWREKSGSRISYSEMLD